Proteins encoded by one window of Borrelia puertoricensis:
- a CDS encoding variable large family protein has protein sequence MKRITLCALFLTLFLLLSCGSGSTSAEDPKITFLNSIANLGKGFLDVFTSLSDMVTGAFGINAETKKSDIGNYFTSIETTMTSVKKKLQDQVAKNGNYSKLKTVVDTFITNTLDKIAAGAKEAAKGATGDVIGNATATGHGATPASKDSVVSLVKGIKTIVEVVLKKDEGDAGANKTGDDKKDVGNLFINDAGKDGSKEENIAKASASIGAVTGADILQAIANSKEDPQVDNANGIEKAKDAAEIAIVPAVNKTEIKEDSAKKDAVIAAGIALRAMAKDGKFAAKNEEKSANAVNGIAANAVGKTLRTLIIAIRNTVDSGLKTISDALATVTQEDKSLDSTTPADSATGSQQ, from the coding sequence ATGAAAAGAATTACTTTATGTGCGTTATTTTTGACTTTATTTTTACTTCTCAGTTGTGGTAGTGGCAGTACTAGTGCTGAGGATCCTAAAATCACATTCTTAAACTCTATTGCTAATTTGGGTAAAGGGTTCTTAGATGTTTTTACTTCTCTTTCTGATATGGTTACTGGGGCTTTTGGCATTAATGCTGAGACTAAGAAATCTGACATTGGTAACTATTTCACTTCTATTGAAACAACTATGACATCTGTTAAAAAGAAGTTACAAGATCAAGTTGCTAAGAATGGGAATTACTCAAAACTTAAAACAGTTGTTGATACCTTTATCACTAACACATTAGACAAGATCGCAGCAGGAGCAAAGGAAGCTGCTAAAGGGGCTACTGGTGATGTTATTGGTAATGCTACTGCAACTGGACATGGGGCTACTCCTGCTAGTAAGGATTCAGTTGTTTCTCTTGTTAAAGGGATTAAGACTATTGTTGAAGTGGTTCTAAAAAAGGATGAGGGGGATGCAGGAGCTAATAAAACAGGGGATGATAAAAAGGACGTTGGTAATCTTTTTATTAATGATGCTGGTAAAGATGGTTCAAAAGAAGAAAATATTGCAAAGGCATCAGCTAGCATTGGAGCTGTAACTGGTGCTGATATTTTACAAGCTATTGCTAACTCTAAAGAAGATCCTCAAGTTGATAATGCTAATGGAATTGAAAAAGCCAAAGATGCAGCTGAGATCGCTATTGTTCCTGCTGTTAACAAGACGGAAATTAAAGAAGATTCAGCAAAGAAAGACGCTGTTATTGCTGCAGGTATTGCACTGAGAGCTATGGCTAAGGATGGTAAATTTGCTGCTAAGAATGAAGAGAAATCTGCCAATGCAGTCAATGGAATAGCAGCTAATGCTGTTGGTAAGACTTTAAGGACTCTAATAATAGCAATAAGAAATACTGTTGATAGTGGTTTAAAGACAATTAGTGATGCTCTTGCTACAGTTACACAAGAAGATAAATCTTTAGATTCTACTACACCTGCAGACTCAGCAACCGGTAGCCAGCAATAA
- a CDS encoding Vsp/OspC family lipoprotein translates to MKRITLCALLMTLFLLLSCNNSGKNLKDDEVAKSDGSVIDLAKITKNITDSVAFAKDVKEVHSLVKSIDDLAKAIGAKIKDSYELDTTNSGHNGALLAGVFQVILTVETKLKSLKQSAKLPESLKAKVTAAEQSSKKFLDKLKGENAALGKEDASDADAKKAIDKNDNTGGKGKEELGELNTAIDALLTAADAAVTASINELTTSSKPANT, encoded by the coding sequence ATGAAAAGAATTACTTTATGTGCGTTATTAATGACTTTATTTTTACTCTTATCTTGTAATAATTCAGGAAAAAATCTTAAAGATGATGAAGTGGCTAAATCTGATGGTTCTGTTATTGACCTAGCTAAAATAACTAAGAACATTACAGATTCTGTTGCTTTTGCTAAAGATGTTAAAGAAGTTCATTCTTTAGTTAAGTCTATTGATGACCTTGCTAAAGCTATTGGAGCGAAAATTAAAGATTCTTATGAGCTTGATACTACCAATTCTGGTCATAATGGAGCGTTACTTGCTGGGGTGTTTCAAGTAATATTGACTGTAGAAACCAAGTTGAAATCATTAAAGCAGTCAGCTAAACTCCCTGAGTCACTTAAGGCAAAGGTTACTGCTGCTGAGCAATCAAGTAAAAAATTCTTAGACAAATTGAAAGGTGAGAATGCAGCTCTTGGTAAAGAAGATGCTTCTGATGCTGATGCAAAAAAAGCTATAGATAAAAATGATAATACTGGAGGTAAAGGTAAGGAAGAGCTCGGTGAACTAAACACAGCAATTGATGCATTGTTAACAGCTGCAGACGCTGCAGTAACAGCTTCAATTAATGAGCTTACAACTTCTTCTAAACCCGCTAACACCTAA
- a CDS encoding variable large family protein, with the protein MYFFYFFIILLSCGSGTTSAEDPKTTFLNSIANLGKGFLDVFTSLSDMITGAFGIKAETKKSDIGNYFTSIEKAMNTVKEKLQDQVEKNGNYLKIKEVVDNFITNTLDKIADGAKTAATGATGNDAIGNATSAGHGATPADKDSVISLVKGIKTIVDLVLKDKGDAGATKTGEDDKKDVGNLFADANGKDDAKEENIAKASASIGSVTGADILQAIAKSTENPTANSTDGIEKATDAAEIAIAPAVNGKKEIKDAAKKDAVIAAGIALRAMAKDGKFAAKNEAKSAHAVNGATASAVGKTLSTLIIAIRNTVDSGLKTISDALATVTQEDKSVDSTTPAETAIGR; encoded by the coding sequence ATTTACTTCTTTTACTTCTTTATTATACTTCTTAGTTGTGGCAGTGGTACTACTAGTGCTGAGGATCCTAAAACCACATTCTTAAACTCTATTGCTAATTTAGGTAAAGGGTTCTTAGATGTTTTTACTTCTCTTTCTGATATGATTACTGGGGCTTTTGGTATTAAGGCTGAGACTAAGAAATCTGATATTGGTAACTATTTCACTTCTATTGAAAAAGCTATGAACACAGTTAAAGAGAAATTACAAGATCAAGTTGAAAAGAATGGTAACTATCTAAAGATAAAGGAAGTTGTTGATAACTTTATCACTAACACATTAGACAAGATCGCTGATGGGGCTAAGACTGCTGCTACTGGGGCTACTGGTAACGATGCTATTGGTAATGCTACTTCGGCTGGACATGGGGCTACTCCTGCTGACAAAGACTCTGTTATCTCCTTAGTTAAAGGAATTAAAACTATTGTTGATTTGGTTTTAAAAGATAAGGGTGATGCAGGTGCTACTAAAACAGGAGAGGATGATAAAAAGGATGTTGGTAATCTATTTGCTGATGCGAATGGTAAAGATGATGCTAAAGAAGAAAATATTGCAAAGGCATCAGCTAGTATTGGTTCAGTGACCGGGGCTGACATTTTGCAAGCTATTGCTAAATCCACAGAAAATCCTACTGCAAATAGTACTGATGGAATTGAAAAAGCTACAGATGCTGCTGAGATTGCTATTGCTCCGGCTGTTAACGGCAAAAAAGAAATTAAAGATGCTGCAAAGAAAGACGCTGTTATTGCTGCTGGTATTGCACTTCGGGCAATGGCTAAAGATGGTAAGTTTGCTGCTAAGAATGAAGCAAAATCTGCTCATGCAGTTAATGGGGCAACTGCTAGTGCTGTTGGTAAGACTTTAAGTACTCTAATAATAGCAATAAGAAATACTGTTGATAGTGGTTTAAAGACAATTAGTGATGCTCTTGCTACAGTTACACAAGAAGATAAATCTGTAGATTCTACTACACCCGCAGAAACAGCAATTGGTAGGTAA
- a CDS encoding variable large family protein, translated as MKRITLCALFLTLFLLLGCGSGTTKMEDPQSRFLKSVISLGNDFLNVFTSLSDMVGGVLGFNTTTKKSDVGNYFKTMHDTLSSTKTSLEKIVADMKSDNNPNAEATDTAVKSLITNTLDQIIQGAKTASEAIGTDSNDLLGNVAAQNNGGAAGSEVDKLVKGIKSIVDVVLGEKKGNSDAGDDKKASDGSTARTAAAGDGESGKLFATGAGAVGDVNNSKKVAADAAKAVGAVTGADILQAMIKDDGDAVKLATSQNAGAAPKDATIAGGIALRAMAKNGKFAGPSAAADDAVTAVKGAAISAVTKALDTLTIAIRNTIDSGLKTIKDAMNINPTDTTLTNDNQASEAKKN; from the coding sequence ATGAAAAGAATTACTTTATGTGCGTTATTTTTGACTTTATTTTTACTTCTTGGCTGTGGCAGTGGTACTACTAAGATGGAAGATCCTCAGAGTAGGTTCTTAAAGTCTGTGATTAGTTTAGGTAATGATTTCTTAAATGTTTTTACTTCCCTTTCTGATATGGTTGGAGGGGTTTTAGGTTTTAATACTACTACTAAAAAATCTGATGTTGGGAACTATTTTAAGACTATGCATGATACTCTTTCATCTACTAAGACATCTCTTGAGAAAATTGTTGCTGACATGAAATCTGATAATAATCCTAATGCAGAGGCTACTGATACCGCTGTAAAATCTCTAATTACTAATACTCTTGATCAAATAATCCAGGGTGCTAAGACTGCTAGTGAGGCTATTGGTACTGATAGTAATGACCTGCTTGGTAATGTTGCTGCTCAGAATAACGGTGGTGCTGCTGGTAGTGAAGTCGATAAACTAGTAAAGGGTATTAAATCAATTGTAGATGTGGTACTTGGTGAAAAAAAAGGAAATTCCGATGCTGGGGATGATAAAAAGGCTAGTGATGGTTCTACTGCAAGAACCGCTGCTGCTGGGGATGGTGAATCAGGTAAATTATTTGCTACTGGTGCGGGAGCTGTTGGTGATGTTAACAATTCAAAAAAGGTTGCAGCTGATGCTGCTAAAGCTGTTGGGGCTGTAACTGGCGCTGACATTTTACAAGCTATGATTAAGGATGATGGTGATGCTGTTAAATTAGCTACTTCTCAGAATGCTGGAGCTGCCCCTAAAGATGCTACTATTGCAGGAGGTATAGCACTGCGAGCGATGGCTAAGAATGGTAAATTTGCTGGTCCTAGTGCTGCTGCTGATGATGCTGTTACTGCAGTTAAAGGTGCAGCAATAAGTGCAGTTACTAAAGCATTAGATACTTTAACAATAGCAATAAGAAATACTATTGACTCAGGCCTTAAAACTATTAAAGATGCTATGAATATTAATCCTACTGATACTACTTTAACTAATGATAATCAGGCTTCTGAAGCTAAGAAAAACTAG